In the Engystomops pustulosus chromosome 2, aEngPut4.maternal, whole genome shotgun sequence genome, one interval contains:
- the LOC140118907 gene encoding gastricsin-like, translating to MKWVFLALVCLQLSEGLVRVPLKRFKSIRETMKEKGVLEEFMKTHKRDPAMKYNFNHKNNFAIAYEPMNMDACYFGQISVGTPPQNFMVLFDTGSSNLWVASTYCQSTACQNHPLFNPSQSSTYTSNNQQFSMQYGSGSLTGVFGYDTVTVQGLSITNQEIGLSVNEPGTNFVYAGFEGIFGMAYPALSAGGATTAMQGMLQQNLLTYPIFSVYMSSQSGMVVFGGVDNNLYSGQIYWAPVTQELYWQIAIDAFSINGQATGWCSQGCQAMVDTGTSLITIPQQFLGTFLQYVGAQESQNGEYLVNCNNVQSLPTISFTINGVQFPIPPSAYILQNNGYCTVGVEVTYLPSQNGQPFWILGDVFLRQYYSVFDMGNNRVGFAQSA from the exons ATGAAGTGGGTGTTCCTTGCCTTGGTTTGTCTTCAGCTATCAGAGGGATTGGTCAG AGTCCCTCTGAAAAGATTTAAATCTATAAGAGAGACAATGAAGGAGAAAGGTGTTCTGGAAGAGTTTATGAAGACACACAAGCGGGATCCAGCTATGAAATACAACTTTAACCACAAGAATAACTTTGCAATTGCCTATGAGCCAATGAACATGGAT GCTTGTTACTTTGGACAAATTAGCGTCGGAACACCCCCACAAAACTTTATGGTACTTTTTGACACAGGATCATCCAATCTTTGGGTTGCTTCCACTTATTGCCAGAGTACAGCATGTC AGAACCACCCACTCTTCAACCCAAGCCAGTCTTCCACATATACCTCCAATAATCAACAGTTTTCGATGCAGTATGGCAGTGGCAGTCTAACTGGTGTCTTTGGATATGACACTGTAACT GTACAAGGACTGTCTATTACAAACCAAGAGATTGGGCTAAGTGTGAATGAACCAGGCACAAACTTTGTGTATGCTGGCTTTGAAGGAATATTTGGAATGGCCTACCCTGCTCTTTCTGCTGGAGGTGCCACCACTGCTATGCAAGGCATGCTGCAACAAAACCTACTGACTTATCCAATCTTCAGTGTCTACATGAGCag TCAATCAGGGATGGTTGTATTTGGTGGTGTTGACAACAACCTGTATTCTGGGCAAATATACTGGGCACCTGTTACTCAGGAACTGTACTGGCAGATTGCTATTGATGC ATTTTCCATCAATGGACAAGCTACAGGTTGGTGCAGTCAGGGTTGTCAAGCCATGGTTGATACAGGGACCTCTCTCATTACTATACCCCAGCAGTTTTTGGGAACCTTCCTTCAATATGTGGGAGCTCAAGAAAGCCAGAATGGAGAG TACTTGGTGAACTGCAACAATGTGCAAAGCCTGCCAACAATCAGCTTCACAATCAATGGCGTCCAGTTCCCCATTCCTCCTTCTGCATATATTCTTCAG AATAATGGCTACTGTACTGTTGGAGTAGAAGTGACCTACCTGCCATCTCAAAATGGTCAACCCTTCTGGATTCTGGGTGATGTCTTCCTCCGTCAGTACTACTCTGTCTTTGACATGGGCAACAACAGAGTTGGATTTGCACAATCTGCATAA